A single genomic interval of Polyangia bacterium harbors:
- the efp gene encoding elongation factor P codes for MFDTSDIRKGLKIMMDGAPYTVVEFQFVKPGKGAAFTRTKVKNLLTGAVLERNFRSGEKFEPANVETKTMQYLYKDADSFVFMDTTSYDQVQIPETTIGESALFMPENINVEVLFFHDRAVGVTLPNFIEQKIMETEPGFRGDTATGSTKPARISTGASINVPLFIGVGDVVKIDTRTGEYLERVGRA; via the coding sequence ATGTTTGACACGTCTGATATCCGTAAGGGCCTCAAGATCATGATGGATGGGGCACCTTATACGGTGGTCGAGTTTCAATTCGTCAAGCCGGGCAAGGGCGCGGCGTTCACGCGCACCAAGGTGAAGAACCTGCTGACCGGCGCGGTGCTGGAGCGCAACTTTCGTTCGGGCGAAAAATTCGAGCCGGCGAACGTCGAGACCAAGACGATGCAGTATCTGTACAAGGATGCTGACTCGTTCGTGTTCATGGACACCACGTCGTACGATCAGGTGCAAATTCCCGAAACCACCATCGGCGAGTCGGCCCTGTTCATGCCGGAGAACATCAACGTCGAGGTTCTGTTCTTCCACGATCGCGCGGTCGGCGTCACGCTGCCGAATTTCATCGAACAGAAAATCATGGAGACCGAGCCCGGATTTCGCGGCGACACCGCCACCGGATCGACCAAGCCGGCCCGGATCTCCACCGGCGCCAGCATCAACGTGCCGCTGTTCATCGGCGTCGGCGACGTGGTGAAGATCGACACGCGCACCGGCGAGTACCTGGAACGCGTCGGTCGCGCCTAG
- the ftsY gene encoding signal recognition particle-docking protein FtsY → MAAVIGGLGVTGVLGYLVVSRARAARRRQIEQTGEPPARPLPEAESDSESKQAGTPTRPALAGGRGSAKALSATAPARQPDLEGPSSEKEPSSAPVQSVPVPGPVAEKIAQVIPFPTPPPPAVAPPIEKPTVVAPPKPVRKKKDSAALAPGLAKTRAGWISRLGEVFAGRKELDPTVIDEMEKILLTADIGVRTSQKLLEEIRQSLSRKELREPEAVWAFLRERTAQMLSLKSAELDFAAARPFVLLIIGVNGSGKTTTIGKLAAKLVADGKKVLLAAGDTFRAAATEQLEIWANRVGATLVRGKEGADPSSVIFDGAKRGATEGFDVVIADTAGRLHTKTDLMQELQKVRRVLAKAAPGAPHETWLVIDSTSGQNAIAQAQIFTETMQVTGIVLTKLDGTAKGGVILGIADQLQIPVRFIGIGEKVDDLRQFDAEEFVEALYQTN, encoded by the coding sequence ATGGCCGCTGTCATAGGCGGTCTGGGCGTCACCGGGGTCCTTGGCTACCTGGTGGTCAGCCGCGCTCGCGCCGCACGACGTCGCCAGATCGAGCAAACCGGAGAGCCACCCGCCCGACCGCTGCCCGAGGCCGAGAGCGATTCCGAATCTAAGCAGGCCGGAACCCCCACGCGTCCAGCGCTGGCGGGCGGTCGGGGGTCGGCCAAGGCGTTGAGCGCGACCGCCCCCGCTCGGCAGCCAGACCTCGAGGGCCCGTCGTCCGAAAAAGAACCGTCATCGGCGCCAGTACAATCGGTTCCGGTCCCGGGCCCGGTCGCCGAAAAAATCGCCCAGGTCATTCCCTTTCCCACCCCGCCACCGCCGGCCGTGGCCCCGCCGATCGAAAAGCCGACCGTCGTCGCGCCGCCCAAACCGGTGCGAAAAAAGAAAGACTCCGCCGCGCTGGCGCCGGGGCTGGCCAAGACCCGGGCGGGCTGGATCTCGCGTCTCGGCGAAGTCTTCGCCGGACGCAAAGAACTCGACCCGACGGTGATCGACGAGATGGAAAAAATTCTTCTCACCGCCGACATCGGCGTGCGCACCAGCCAGAAGCTTCTGGAGGAGATTCGCCAGTCGCTTTCACGCAAGGAACTGCGCGAGCCAGAAGCAGTATGGGCGTTTCTTCGCGAGCGGACCGCGCAGATGCTGTCGCTGAAAAGCGCTGAGCTGGATTTTGCGGCTGCCCGTCCCTTCGTCTTGCTGATCATCGGCGTCAACGGCAGCGGGAAGACCACCACCATCGGCAAGCTGGCCGCCAAGCTAGTAGCCGACGGAAAGAAGGTCTTGCTTGCCGCCGGCGACACCTTCCGCGCCGCCGCCACCGAGCAGTTGGAGATCTGGGCCAATCGGGTCGGTGCGACGCTGGTCCGGGGCAAAGAAGGCGCCGATCCCTCGTCGGTCATTTTCGATGGCGCCAAACGAGGCGCCACAGAAGGCTTCGATGTGGTGATCGCCGACACGGCTGGTCGCCTCCACACGAAGACTGATCTCATGCAGGAACTGCAGAAGGTGCGTCGGGTGCTGGCCAAAGCCGCCCCGGGGGCGCCACACGAGACCTGGCTGGTGATCGACTCGACCAGCGGCCAAAACGCGATCGCCCAGGCGCAGATCTTCACCGAAACGATGCAAGTCACAGGGATCGTCCTGACCAAACTGGACGGAACCGCCAAGGGTGGCGTGATCTTGGGGATCGCCGATCAACTGCAAATTCCCGTGCGTTTTATCGGCATCGGCGAGAAGGTCGATGACCTCCGCCAGTTTGACGCCGAAGAGTTTGTGGAAGCCCTCTATCAAACGAACTAA
- a CDS encoding YfhL family 4Fe-4S dicluster ferredoxin translates to MATYITEECINCGACEPECPNEAISEGDDIYVIDPKLCTECVGFHDHEACQAVCPVECCLPDPKHVETEDLLIGRAKELHPDKDFGATYPSRFKKA, encoded by the coding sequence ATGGCCACTTACATCACCGAAGAATGCATCAACTGCGGCGCGTGCGAACCGGAATGCCCGAACGAGGCGATCAGCGAAGGCGATGACATCTATGTGATCGACCCCAAGCTGTGCACCGAGTGCGTGGGCTTTCACGATCACGAGGCTTGTCAGGCGGTGTGCCCGGTGGAGTGCTGCCTTCCCGATCCCAAGCACGTCGAAACCGAAGACCTCCTGATCGGGCGCGCCAAAGAGCTGCACCCTGACAAGGACTTCGGGGCAACGTATCCGTCGCGCTTCAAGAAGGCGTAG
- the cmk gene encoding (d)CMP kinase, which yields MPESSQRLVVAIDGPAGAGKSTTARLLAQRLGYALVDTGAIYRTLALLARRRGIAWTDGPGVAALAVGLGIRFELRGEKNHTLLDGADLSDDIRTPEISDGASRVSALSEVRTALLELQRQLGAAGGVVVEGRDIGTVVFPHAEAKFFLTASAEERARRRVSELRAAGRTVDEAETRAEMATRDQRDSSRAVAPLRKADDAVEIDSSSLSVDEVVARMAEVVRQRARR from the coding sequence ATGCCAGAAAGTTCGCAGCGCCTGGTGGTGGCCATCGACGGGCCCGCGGGCGCGGGGAAGTCGACGACGGCGCGCCTTTTGGCGCAGAGGTTGGGTTACGCGCTGGTCGACACCGGCGCCATCTATCGCACGCTGGCCTTGCTGGCGCGCCGGCGCGGCATCGCCTGGACCGACGGACCGGGCGTGGCAGCGCTGGCGGTCGGCCTGGGTATCCGCTTCGAGCTGCGCGGCGAGAAGAACCACACCTTGCTGGACGGCGCGGATCTGAGCGACGACATCCGCACGCCGGAGATCTCCGACGGCGCGTCGCGCGTCTCAGCACTGTCGGAAGTGCGGACGGCGCTCTTGGAGCTGCAGCGGCAGCTGGGGGCGGCGGGCGGGGTGGTGGTCGAGGGACGGGACATCGGTACGGTGGTGTTCCCGCACGCCGAAGCGAAATTTTTTCTCACCGCCAGCGCGGAAGAACGCGCGCGCCGACGAGTCAGCGAGCTGCGGGCGGCCGGGCGCACCGTCGATGAAGCGGAGACGCGCGCCGAGATGGCCACCCGCGATCAGCGCGACAGCAGCCGCGCGGTGGCGCCGCTGCGCAAGGCGGACGACGCGGTGGAGATCGATTCCAGCAGTCTGAGCGTGGACGAGGTGGTGGCGCGCATGGCGGAGGTGGTCAGGCAGCGGGCGCGTCGCTGA
- a CDS encoding chromosome segregation protein SMC, translating to MKIKRIEICGFKSFVEKTSISFPDPITAIVGPNGCGKSNIVDAIRWVMGEQSAKHLRGRAMDDVIFAGSESRGPTGMAEVSLTFDARSLGADVAPGGVPWGMVGPEEVVVTRRLYRAGDSEYLLNGVPSRLRDVVDFFLGTGVGSKAYAIIEQGRIGFIVSSRPDDRRGLIDEAAGITKYKVKKKAAERRMDSTRQHLLRVSDIIGELETRLRSLRLQAQKAERYKRYKAELKDIELWSAAQRYLGHLAEEKSLREENVMVGGQHETAAATLATWEVTVETERLSVTDELSELNAAKDDLFALSNKAQLGTQRADHYDDEALALTARAEAARKEIAELLSRATQHAATIGDLEGQLALLDEEAEVSRVSYETKASDHDQARAALTVARRDLETCLAEVASCRARIARNEAEKGAAAARRDDLSVRLEGLGNEDGASAERLAAVVSEDELLRASLTELRVRRDELSGRRQTEEARQTSLRADVSRGELELETLREESHRRRSRMASLVEIQDRYESFQKGVRAIMQQHREREGQGAASGIRGVVADIIQPPPDLETAVEAVLGERLGNIIVESHEVGVEAIEFLKTRSQGRSSFIPLGLRSPAMMSTAPGTVVYDATGGMAVEAGADPAPVFLPASLPETLPWPTGEGVRGPILELIGYDRQYDKVAAYLLGDVLVVENLQRAIELWRQTKTNKTIVTLEGEVVDPHGVVTGGSRESATAGVLEQKREIRELEEIVGRLDSDYQAALARHIDCKQQLADVGRAIEELTAQQRSDEVGIVSQQKDLDRATEETRRLTARRNQLAAQTEDLRRSLDDTERRHEDAVAALERDWEAVTIAETRSGELRMQSLNLAEQVDALVNELTTLKVAAAQAQDRRVNAHATMKRLTAERAEHESRAARLEQTIAEEQTRIESLRADAHQLREEASLWHAEAEARARAHAERSGGLEQRQAALAQRDAELRALRTEVTRLGQTMAKLELRCQEATMRRTSLEEHVAGRYREVVLAEVVIDFHLRPLVGEGEEKRMNELRGLIERMGEINLTAIEESEELQKRFDFLTAQRADLESAITQLESAIEKINRASRKRFRETFDAVNLKFQEVFPRLFGGGRAYLQLSDDRDLLETGVEIIANPPGKKVMQNIELLSGGEKALTAVSLLFAIFLVKPSPFCLLDEVDAPLDEANVGRFNDVVREMTDRSQFIIITHNRRTMEIADRLCGITMEEPGVSKLVAVNLRGNKIGRATVATEAQPQA from the coding sequence TTGAAGATCAAGCGCATAGAGATTTGCGGCTTCAAGTCATTCGTCGAGAAGACCTCGATCTCATTCCCCGATCCGATCACCGCCATCGTGGGACCGAATGGCTGCGGCAAATCGAACATCGTCGACGCCATCCGCTGGGTGATGGGCGAACAGTCAGCCAAGCACTTGCGCGGGCGCGCGATGGACGATGTGATCTTCGCCGGTTCTGAATCGCGCGGCCCGACCGGGATGGCCGAGGTGTCGCTCACCTTCGATGCGCGCAGCCTGGGCGCGGATGTCGCGCCCGGCGGCGTCCCCTGGGGCATGGTCGGGCCAGAAGAGGTGGTGGTCACCCGCCGCCTTTATCGCGCCGGCGACAGCGAGTACCTGCTGAACGGCGTACCTTCGCGCCTGCGCGACGTGGTCGATTTCTTCCTGGGCACCGGCGTCGGTTCCAAGGCATACGCCATCATCGAACAAGGACGGATCGGATTCATCGTGTCGTCGCGTCCCGACGATCGGCGTGGCCTCATCGACGAAGCCGCCGGGATCACCAAGTACAAGGTGAAGAAGAAGGCCGCCGAGCGGCGCATGGATTCCACGCGACAGCATCTGCTGCGGGTCTCGGACATCATCGGCGAGCTGGAGACGCGGCTGCGTTCGCTGCGGTTGCAGGCGCAAAAGGCCGAACGGTACAAGCGCTATAAGGCCGAGCTGAAGGACATCGAGCTGTGGTCGGCAGCGCAGCGATACCTCGGGCACCTGGCGGAAGAAAAGTCGCTGCGCGAAGAAAACGTCATGGTCGGCGGGCAGCACGAGACCGCCGCAGCCACTCTGGCCACCTGGGAAGTGACGGTCGAGACTGAACGGCTATCGGTCACCGACGAGCTTTCTGAATTGAACGCGGCCAAAGACGATCTGTTCGCCTTGTCGAACAAGGCCCAACTGGGGACCCAGCGCGCCGATCACTACGACGACGAAGCGCTGGCCCTGACGGCCCGCGCGGAGGCGGCTCGCAAGGAGATCGCCGAGCTCTTGTCGCGCGCCACGCAGCACGCGGCGACAATCGGCGATCTGGAAGGGCAGCTTGCCCTGCTGGACGAAGAAGCAGAGGTCAGCCGGGTCAGCTATGAGACCAAGGCCTCCGATCACGACCAGGCCCGCGCAGCTTTGACCGTGGCGCGGCGCGATCTGGAGACCTGTCTGGCCGAGGTGGCGTCTTGCCGGGCGCGCATCGCCCGCAACGAAGCGGAGAAAGGCGCGGCCGCCGCCCGCCGTGACGATCTCAGCGTGCGCCTCGAAGGCCTCGGCAACGAAGACGGGGCTTCGGCCGAGCGTTTGGCGGCGGTGGTTTCCGAAGACGAATTGCTGCGCGCCAGCCTGACGGAGCTGCGCGTCCGGCGCGACGAACTGTCGGGCCGGCGGCAGACCGAGGAGGCGCGCCAGACATCATTGCGCGCCGATGTTTCGCGCGGCGAACTGGAACTGGAGACATTGCGGGAGGAATCGCACCGCCGGCGGTCGCGCATGGCGTCGTTGGTGGAGATTCAAGATCGCTATGAAAGCTTTCAAAAGGGCGTCCGGGCGATCATGCAGCAGCACCGCGAACGCGAGGGGCAAGGCGCCGCCTCGGGAATTCGCGGCGTCGTCGCCGACATCATCCAGCCGCCGCCCGATCTGGAGACCGCCGTCGAAGCGGTCCTGGGCGAACGCCTGGGCAACATCATCGTCGAATCGCACGAGGTGGGGGTCGAGGCGATCGAGTTCTTGAAGACGCGCAGTCAGGGGCGATCCAGTTTCATTCCGCTGGGCCTGCGCTCGCCGGCGATGATGAGCACGGCGCCGGGCACGGTGGTTTACGATGCCACCGGCGGCATGGCCGTCGAAGCTGGTGCGGACCCCGCGCCGGTGTTCTTGCCGGCGTCGTTACCGGAGACCCTGCCGTGGCCGACCGGCGAAGGCGTGCGCGGCCCCATCCTCGAGTTGATTGGTTACGACCGCCAGTATGACAAGGTGGCGGCGTACCTGCTGGGCGACGTGCTGGTGGTCGAAAATCTTCAACGGGCCATCGAGCTTTGGCGGCAGACGAAGACCAACAAGACCATCGTCACGCTTGAAGGCGAAGTGGTGGATCCGCACGGCGTCGTCACGGGCGGCTCGCGCGAATCGGCCACCGCCGGCGTGCTGGAGCAGAAGCGCGAGATTCGCGAGCTGGAAGAGATCGTCGGCCGCCTGGACAGCGACTATCAGGCGGCGCTGGCCCGCCACATCGATTGCAAGCAGCAACTGGCCGACGTCGGCCGCGCCATCGAAGAGCTGACCGCCCAGCAGCGCAGCGACGAGGTGGGGATCGTCTCGCAGCAGAAGGACCTTGATCGCGCGACCGAAGAAACGCGCCGGCTGACGGCGCGGCGCAACCAGCTGGCCGCCCAGACGGAAGATCTGCGGCGATCGCTCGATGACACCGAGCGCCGTCACGAAGACGCGGTGGCGGCTCTGGAGCGCGACTGGGAAGCGGTGACCATCGCGGAAACGCGCAGCGGCGAGCTTCGCATGCAGTCGCTGAACCTGGCCGAACAGGTCGACGCGCTGGTGAACGAGCTGACCACGCTGAAGGTGGCGGCGGCCCAAGCGCAGGACCGGCGAGTGAACGCCCACGCCACCATGAAACGCCTCACCGCCGAGCGCGCCGAGCACGAAAGCCGCGCCGCCCGACTGGAACAGACCATCGCCGAGGAGCAGACGCGGATCGAAAGCTTGCGCGCCGATGCTCATCAACTACGCGAGGAAGCGTCGTTGTGGCACGCGGAGGCGGAAGCCCGCGCCCGCGCCCACGCCGAGCGTAGCGGTGGGCTGGAGCAGCGGCAGGCGGCGCTGGCCCAGCGCGACGCCGAGCTGCGGGCGCTGCGAACCGAGGTTACCCGTCTCGGGCAAACCATGGCCAAGCTGGAGCTGCGCTGCCAGGAAGCGACCATGCGCCGCACGTCGCTGGAAGAGCACGTGGCGGGCCGCTATCGAGAGGTCGTGCTGGCCGAGGTGGTGATCGACTTTCACCTGCGGCCGCTGGTGGGCGAGGGGGAGGAGAAGCGTATGAACGAGCTGCGCGGCCTCATCGAACGCATGGGCGAGATCAACCTGACGGCCATCGAAGAATCGGAAGAACTTCAAAAGCGATTCGACTTCTTGACGGCGCAGCGAGCCGATCTGGAGTCGGCCATCACCCAGCTGGAGTCGGCCATCGAGAAGATCAACCGCGCCTCGCGCAAGCGGTTCAGGGAGACCTTCGACGCCGTCAACCTCAAGTTTCAAGAGGTGTTCCCGCGGCTGTTCGGCGGGGGCCGCGCCTATCTGCAGCTCAGCGACGATCGCGATCTGCTGGAGACCGGCGTGGAGATCATCGCCAACCCGCCCGGCAAGAAGGTCATGCAGAACATCGAACTTCTGTCCGGCGGCGAGAAGGCGCTGACCGCGGTGTCGCTGCTGTTCGCCATCTTCCTGGTCAAGCCCTCGCCGTTCTGCTTGCTGGACGAGGTGGACGCGCCGCTGGACGAAGCCAACGTCGGCCGTTTCAACGATGTCGTGCGTGAGATGACCGACCGGTCGCAGTTCATCATCATCACCCACAACCGCCGGACCATGGAGATCGCCGACCGCCTGTGCGGGATCACCATGGAAGAGCCGGGCGTGTCGAAGCTGGTGGCGGTGAACCTGCGCGGCAACAAGATCGGGCGCGCCACCGTGGCCACCGAAGCGCAGCCGCAGGCCTGA